In Sphingobacteriaceae bacterium, the following are encoded in one genomic region:
- a CDS encoding tetratricopeptide repeat protein, with the protein MLGDLQYNEHPDTACFFWREAIKHAENSLKKYNKKERIYKSISSVYASALNNVGYIEQNNGNVNLAREYYQKSYEVRKDIDENDKIDESLINLGFTFQLEGNYEKALSNYSMALAIQEKEGALEDQGISLGNIAWLLQTKGNIHDALIAYERALAITKQTKNKSGCALNLNNIGFLYQSIGNIAKSIEYYQAALKEYELLNDKKGISLCLSNLGNLYQSQNDFEAAFEYYTKSLMIRKQANDFFGIADCYNNLAGLYNFRNITDSAIYFQKEALKIYESLNDQRRISFALYNLGVSYYNLGNFELSDKFYKNSLSIREKIDDKSGMTQCYLKIAEILMKRKDYLLAESLTYKGFLLAKKIGYPEKICSASRQLYKINLVKGNAKNALTYFEIYIQMRDSMNNESTRKASIKSQLKYEYEKQAAADSVAHAKEREVKNAELAKQSAEIKAKKNQQYALFGGLGLVMIFAGFMFNRFKVTQKQKTIIENQKLVVESQKHLVEEKQKEILDSIHYARRIQMAQIPSEKRVANILNKLYEN; encoded by the coding sequence ATGCTCGGTGATCTTCAATATAATGAACACCCTGATACAGCTTGTTTTTTTTGGCGAGAAGCTATAAAACATGCAGAAAATTCATTGAAAAAATACAACAAAAAAGAAAGAATTTACAAATCTATTTCTTCTGTTTATGCCAGTGCCCTTAATAATGTTGGATATATTGAACAAAATAATGGTAATGTTAACCTGGCAAGAGAATATTATCAAAAGAGTTATGAAGTTCGCAAGGATATTGACGAAAATGACAAAATAGATGAATCATTAATTAACTTAGGTTTTACATTTCAATTGGAAGGAAATTATGAAAAAGCATTATCTAATTATTCTATGGCATTGGCAATTCAAGAAAAGGAAGGTGCCCTTGAAGACCAGGGGATTTCTTTAGGTAACATTGCGTGGTTGTTACAAACAAAGGGAAATATTCATGATGCTTTAATTGCTTATGAAAGAGCACTAGCAATTACAAAGCAAACAAAAAACAAATCCGGATGTGCATTGAATTTAAACAATATCGGATTTTTATATCAGAGCATTGGTAATATTGCTAAATCAATTGAGTATTATCAAGCCGCACTAAAAGAATATGAGTTATTGAATGATAAAAAAGGAATTTCATTATGTTTAAGTAACTTGGGCAACCTTTATCAATCACAAAATGATTTTGAAGCCGCATTTGAGTATTACACCAAAAGTTTAATGATAAGGAAACAGGCTAATGATTTTTTTGGAATAGCAGATTGTTACAATAATTTAGCAGGTTTATATAATTTTAGAAATATTACCGATTCAGCCATTTATTTTCAGAAAGAGGCATTAAAAATTTACGAATCGTTAAATGATCAAAGAAGAATTTCATTCGCGCTTTATAATTTGGGCGTTTCTTACTATAATTTAGGGAACTTTGAGTTATCGGACAAGTTTTACAAAAATAGTCTTTCTATTCGTGAAAAGATTGATGATAAATCTGGAATGACTCAGTGTTACTTGAAAATAGCTGAAATTCTTATGAAAAGAAAGGATTATTTACTTGCTGAGAGTCTTACCTATAAAGGATTTCTACTTGCAAAAAAAATAGGATATCCCGAAAAAATTTGCAGCGCATCAAGGCAGTTATATAAAATAAATTTAGTAAAAGGAAATGCAAAAAATGCATTGACGTATTTCGAAATTTACATTCAAATGCGCGATAGCATGAATAATGAATCCACTCGAAAGGCTTCAATAAAATCTCAACTCAAATACGAATATGAAAAACAAGCAGCTGCAGATTCTGTAGCACATGCAAAAGAGCGTGAAGTGAAGAATGCAGAACTAGCCAAACAAAGTGCAGAAATAAAAGCTAAGAAAAATCAGCAGTACGCTTTATTTGGAGGGTTGGGATTAGTAATGATCTTTGCAGGCTTTATGTTCAACCGATTTAAGGTTACACAAAAACAAAAAACAATCATTGAAAATCAAAAGCTTGTGGTGGAAAGTCAAAAGCATTTGGTAGAAGAAAAGCAAAAAGAAATTCTGGATTCTATACACTACGCGCGTAGAATACAAATGGCCCAGATTCCAAGCGAAAAAAGAGTAGCTAATATTTTGAATAAATTATATGAAAATTAG
- the pnp gene encoding polyribonucleotide nucleotidyltransferase, producing the protein MSQIGTTHSFDLGDGRTVSLETGKLAKQADGSVVLKIGDTMILATIVSNKDAKEGVDFLPLTVDYQEKYASAGRFPGGFFRREAKLSDYEVLISRIVDRAMRPLFPEDYHADTQLMLSLISSDRETMPDALVGLAASAAVAVSDIPFNGPISEVRVGKINGKLCLNPGKSELVNSTIDMIVAASANDILMVEGEMSEVSEAEMLEAIQFAHTAIKGHIKGIQEFAVKAGLKPKREYCHEVNDEELKAKVHKDTYEKVYAVAKKLQANKNNRKEDFKAVLEEYKKTFTAEELAEKEGLINKYYHHVEYDAVRRLALDEKVRLDGRKTTDIRPIWAEVNYLPSPHGSAVFTRGETQSLTTVTLGTPKDAMKIDGAFYDGEERFILHYNFPGFSTGEAKPNRGPGRREVGHGNLANRALKKVVPTDTGYSIRIVSDILESNGSSSMATVCAGTLAMMDAGIQIKKPVAGIAMGLITDDKGNYAILSDILGDEDHLGDMDFKVCGTKDGITAVQMDLKVNGLPYEVMAKAMEQAKQGRLHIMNEMLKALDQPRADYKPHAPRFEKMVIPGEFIGAVIGPGGKVIQEMQKSTNTTIIITEEGKTGIVEVFGTNKDEVTAAMNKIRGIVAIPEVGTIYDAKVKSIMPYGAFVEILPGKDGLLHISEYDWKRVDSFEGLLKEGDIVKVQYVGDDPKTKKIKLSRKILLPKPEEAKKD; encoded by the coding sequence ATGTCACAAATAGGAACAACACACAGTTTTGATCTCGGAGACGGGAGAACTGTAAGCCTGGAAACAGGAAAATTAGCAAAACAAGCCGATGGATCAGTAGTATTAAAAATAGGAGATACTATGATTTTAGCTACCATTGTAAGTAACAAAGACGCAAAAGAAGGAGTTGATTTTTTACCATTAACCGTAGATTATCAAGAAAAATACGCTTCTGCAGGACGTTTTCCGGGAGGATTTTTCAGAAGAGAAGCCAAATTATCAGATTATGAAGTTTTAATTTCACGTATTGTTGATCGCGCCATGCGACCACTTTTTCCCGAAGATTATCATGCTGATACGCAATTAATGCTTTCATTGATTTCAAGTGATCGTGAAACCATGCCTGATGCTTTAGTTGGGTTAGCGGCTTCTGCCGCTGTTGCCGTTTCAGATATACCGTTTAACGGACCAATAAGCGAAGTTCGCGTGGGTAAAATAAATGGGAAACTTTGTCTTAACCCAGGTAAGTCAGAATTAGTGAATAGTACAATTGATATGATTGTAGCTGCAAGTGCTAACGATATATTAATGGTTGAAGGCGAGATGAGTGAAGTTAGCGAAGCTGAAATGCTGGAAGCTATTCAGTTTGCACATACCGCCATTAAAGGTCATATCAAAGGAATTCAGGAATTTGCCGTGAAAGCAGGTCTTAAACCGAAAAGAGAATATTGTCATGAGGTTAATGATGAAGAATTAAAAGCAAAAGTGCATAAAGATACTTACGAGAAAGTTTATGCTGTTGCTAAAAAATTACAAGCCAATAAAAATAATCGCAAGGAAGATTTTAAAGCTGTATTGGAAGAATACAAAAAAACATTTACAGCAGAAGAATTAGCTGAAAAAGAAGGTTTAATTAATAAATATTATCACCATGTTGAATACGATGCGGTAAGGAGATTAGCCTTGGATGAAAAAGTAAGATTGGACGGCCGAAAAACCACAGATATCCGTCCGATTTGGGCTGAAGTAAATTACTTACCTTCTCCACACGGAAGTGCAGTATTTACCAGAGGAGAAACTCAATCATTAACTACGGTTACTTTAGGTACACCTAAAGATGCCATGAAAATTGATGGCGCTTTTTATGATGGTGAAGAAAGATTTATTTTACATTACAATTTCCCCGGGTTTAGCACCGGTGAAGCAAAACCAAATAGAGGGCCAGGGCGTAGAGAAGTTGGTCATGGAAATTTAGCTAACCGTGCTTTGAAAAAAGTAGTACCAACTGATACCGGATACAGCATTCGTATTGTAAGTGATATTTTAGAAAGTAATGGTTCATCGAGTATGGCAACCGTTTGTGCCGGAACATTAGCTATGATGGATGCAGGTATACAAATTAAAAAACCTGTAGCCGGTATTGCCATGGGATTAATTACGGATGATAAAGGTAATTATGCAATCTTATCTGATATTTTAGGAGATGAAGATCACTTAGGTGACATGGACTTTAAAGTTTGTGGCACAAAAGATGGTATTACAGCCGTACAAATGGATTTAAAAGTAAACGGATTACCTTATGAGGTAATGGCTAAAGCAATGGAACAAGCCAAACAAGGTCGTTTACATATTATGAATGAAATGCTAAAAGCCCTAGATCAACCAAGAGCAGATTATAAACCACACGCACCACGATTTGAAAAAATGGTAATTCCCGGTGAGTTTATTGGCGCAGTAATTGGTCCGGGTGGTAAAGTAATTCAGGAAATGCAAAAATCCACCAATACTACAATTATTATTACTGAAGAAGGTAAAACCGGCATTGTGGAAGTGTTTGGAACCAATAAGGATGAAGTAACAGCAGCCATGAATAAGATTAGAGGTATTGTTGCTATTCCGGAAGTAGGTACTATTTATGATGCCAAAGTAAAATCAATTATGCCTTATGGTGCATTTGTTGAAATACTACCGGGTAAAGATGGATTACTTCACATCAGCGAATATGATTGGAAGCGTGTTGACTCCTTTGAAGGTTTACTAAAAGAAGGAGATATCGTAAAAGTGCAGTACGTTGGTGATGATCCAAAAACTAAAAAAATAAAACTGAGTAGAAAAATTTTACTCCCTAAACCCGAAGAGGCAAAAAAGGATTAA
- the rpsO gene encoding 30S ribosomal protein S15, with protein sequence MYLSSQVKKDIFKKYAGTEKNTGSSEAQVALFTHRIDHLTSHLKNNKKDFGTQRALLNLVGKRRALLDYLKKTDLERYRSIIKTLDIRK encoded by the coding sequence ATGTATTTATCATCACAAGTAAAGAAAGACATTTTTAAGAAATACGCAGGAACGGAGAAAAACACCGGAAGTTCAGAGGCTCAGGTTGCGCTTTTTACACATCGTATTGATCATTTAACAAGTCATTTGAAGAACAATAAAAAAGATTTTGGTACACAACGTGCATTATTAAATTTAGTAGGTAAGCGCCGTGCGTTATTGGATTATTTAAAGAAAACTGATTTAGAGCGTTACCGTTCTATCATCAAAACTTTGGATATCCGTAAATAA
- the bioB gene encoding biotin synthase BioB, producing MNQELTKEQILEIYNTPLLELITKAAEVHKKHHKTGEVQISSLISVKTGGCPEDCAYCPQAARYNTEVKVHKLMGVEEVSVCADNAKKGGASRMCLGAAWREVRDNKDFEKVLDMVKTINAKGMEVCATLGMVTEDQARKLAEAGLYAYNHNIDTSEENYENIISTRTFEDRIGTLKNVRKAGLTVCSGGIIGMGESVADRIGMLYTLSLLNPQPESVPINALVPVDGTPLENQKPVPVWDMVRMIATARIVLPNSAVRLSAGRLEMSMEGQALCFLAGANSIFAGDKLLTTPNPAYNQDMEMFSILGLTPKKAFNGKPEVQNA from the coding sequence ATGAATCAGGAACTTACTAAGGAACAAATATTGGAGATTTACAACACGCCTTTGCTGGAATTGATTACCAAAGCCGCGGAGGTGCATAAAAAACACCACAAAACAGGTGAAGTTCAAATTAGTTCCCTGATATCTGTAAAAACAGGAGGTTGCCCCGAAGATTGCGCCTATTGCCCTCAGGCTGCGCGTTATAATACCGAGGTAAAAGTACATAAGTTGATGGGTGTTGAAGAGGTTAGTGTATGCGCAGATAATGCTAAAAAAGGAGGGGCAAGCCGTATGTGTTTAGGGGCTGCTTGGCGCGAAGTAAGAGATAATAAAGATTTTGAAAAAGTGCTGGATATGGTGAAAACCATTAATGCAAAAGGTATGGAAGTTTGTGCTACTTTGGGTATGGTAACAGAAGATCAGGCCAGAAAATTAGCCGAAGCCGGCTTATATGCATACAATCATAATATTGATACCTCGGAAGAGAATTATGAAAATATTATTTCTACCCGAACTTTTGAAGATAGAATTGGAACACTTAAAAATGTGCGTAAAGCCGGATTAACCGTTTGTTCGGGAGGAATTATTGGAATGGGAGAGAGCGTAGCGGATAGAATAGGTATGTTATATACTTTAAGTTTACTAAATCCGCAGCCCGAAAGTGTTCCTATTAATGCATTAGTGCCGGTTGATGGTACGCCGCTCGAAAATCAAAAACCTGTTCCGGTTTGGGATATGGTTAGAATGATTGCAACGGCAAGAATTGTACTTCCGAACTCAGCTGTTCGATTGAGTGCAGGTAGATTAGAAATGAGCATGGAAGGCCAGGCCTTATGTTTTTTAGCAGGCGCCAATTCCATTTTTGCAGGAGATAAATTATTAACCACACCAAATCCGGCCTATAATCAGGATATGGAAATGTTTTCTATATTAGGATTAACTCCCAAAAAGGCATTTAACGGTAAACCCGAGGTGCAAAACGCATAG
- a CDS encoding pyridoxal phosphate-dependent aminotransferase family protein, whose amino-acid sequence MRKDLPFHLMSMLSEREHKGLLRELKTDFPPIDFCSNDYLGFSVTGKLKNALVQYPDQDIKSGSTGSRLISGNSLFAEKLEAKIAAYHQSEAALIFNSGYDANLALFSSVPQKNDVVLYDELIHASIHDGIRLSYANRYKFKHNDVQEVKELILRNKDTAYNIFIAVESVYSMDGDLAPIKELIELSNLFKNVYLIVDEAHAIGVFGEQGRGLCAEPVIANQCFARLYTYGKAMGCHGAAIVCNQDLKKYLINFARSFIYTTALPAHSLRTIDVAYNLISSNKDQVKLQENINYFNSISADLFVIKNQSAIRCLITGSNKKAEQLETKLATEGIYTKAIKSPTVKEGTERLRICIHSFNTKEEMDKLVSVLKKNRVE is encoded by the coding sequence ATGAGGAAGGATTTGCCCTTTCATTTAATGAGTATGTTATCGGAACGGGAACATAAAGGCTTACTCCGTGAATTAAAAACAGATTTTCCTCCTATTGATTTTTGCAGTAACGATTATTTGGGTTTTTCGGTAACCGGAAAATTAAAAAATGCACTAGTACAATATCCCGATCAGGATATAAAATCCGGATCTACTGGTTCACGTCTAATTAGCGGCAATTCTTTGTTTGCCGAAAAGTTGGAAGCTAAAATTGCGGCTTATCATCAATCGGAAGCCGCTCTTATTTTTAATTCAGGGTACGATGCAAATCTGGCTTTATTTTCTTCCGTACCGCAAAAAAATGATGTGGTTTTGTATGATGAATTGATTCATGCTTCTATTCATGACGGAATTAGACTGAGTTATGCAAACCGTTATAAGTTTAAACACAATGATGTGCAGGAAGTGAAGGAATTGATTTTACGAAATAAAGATACCGCGTACAATATTTTTATTGCCGTTGAAAGTGTTTATTCAATGGATGGTGATTTAGCTCCCATAAAGGAACTTATCGAATTAAGTAATTTATTCAAAAACGTTTATTTGATTGTTGATGAAGCGCACGCCATTGGAGTTTTTGGTGAACAAGGAAGAGGATTATGTGCTGAACCGGTAATAGCCAACCAGTGTTTTGCGCGACTTTATACTTATGGTAAAGCCATGGGATGTCATGGTGCAGCAATTGTTTGTAATCAGGATTTAAAAAAATACCTCATTAATTTTGCCCGCTCATTTATTTACACCACTGCCTTACCGGCGCATTCATTAAGAACCATTGATGTCGCTTACAATTTAATATCTTCCAATAAAGATCAAGTGAAACTACAGGAAAATATTAATTACTTTAATTCTATTTCAGCGGATTTATTTGTAATTAAAAATCAAAGCGCTATACGTTGCCTGATTACCGGTTCAAATAAAAAGGCGGAGCAATTGGAAACTAAATTAGCAACCGAAGGTATTTATACCAAGGCTATAAAGAGTCCCACTGTAAAAGAAGGTACCGAACGTTTGCGTATTTGTATACATTCGTTTAATACCAAAGAAGAAATGGATAAGCTGGTTTCGGTTTTAAAAAAGAACAGAGTTGAATAA
- the bioD gene encoding dethiobiotin synthase, which produces MNKYFITGIGTGVGKTVVAAAFTEALKADYWKPVQCGLEGGSDSSRVKQFVKNQVSVFHPETFVFNEPASPHLAALLEAKKLSSDQFILPNTQNSLIIEGAGGLLVPLNEHNYVIDLAADFDAEVVLVCGDYLGCINHSLLSIDFLLKNDFNLTTLVLNGNFHPEVKKAIINYAEIPKLIELPKVEQINEEVIGNFAGLIKKQFN; this is translated from the coding sequence TTGAATAAGTACTTTATAACAGGAATAGGAACAGGTGTGGGTAAAACTGTTGTGGCCGCTGCATTCACCGAAGCACTTAAGGCTGATTATTGGAAACCCGTACAATGTGGTTTGGAAGGAGGCAGCGATTCAAGTCGGGTAAAACAGTTTGTGAAAAATCAGGTTTCTGTTTTTCATCCAGAAACTTTTGTTTTTAATGAACCGGCTTCGCCACATTTAGCCGCCCTACTGGAAGCTAAAAAATTAAGTTCCGATCAGTTTATTCTTCCAAATACACAAAATAGCTTAATCATTGAGGGCGCAGGGGGATTGTTGGTTCCGTTGAATGAGCATAATTATGTGATTGATTTAGCTGCTGATTTTGATGCAGAAGTGGTTTTAGTTTGCGGCGATTATTTGGGATGTATTAATCATTCTTTATTGAGCATAGATTTTTTATTAAAGAACGATTTTAATTTAACGACTTTGGTATTAAACGGAAATTTTCATCCTGAAGTTAAAAAAGCAATTATTAATTACGCGGAAATCCCAAAGTTAATTGAGTTACCAAAGGTTGAACAAATCAATGAAGAGGTGATTGGAAATTTTGCAGGTCTAATCAAAAAGCAATTTAATTGA
- the bioA gene encoding adenosylmethionine--8-amino-7-oxononanoate transaminase, with protein MNLSEKDKKNIWHPFTHQKDREDNIVIIKGEGVYLYDEQDKKYLDAISSWWVNLHGHNNPHINKKIVDQLSKIEHLLFSGFTHEPAIMLAEKLLQFLPANQSKIFYSDNGSTAVEVAIKMVLQYWNNNNKAKTIFLAFDGAYHGDTFGSMSVGARNVFNQAFDKLLFDVVHLPLPSQANIEEIKASVKLISKSNKVAGFIFEPLVQGAAGMRMYEAEYLDQIISLCNEMDILTIADEVMTGFGRTGKFLASDYLVNKPDILCLSKGLTAGYMPLGVTSCADKIFQAYVQDDKTKTFFHGHSYTANPLACAAAIAGMELMENEATWEKINLIHRMHTEFKNRISPHKKLIDVRVMGTILALELNTQEKSHYLNAAADKISDYFIERGVILRPLGNVFYVLPPYVINREELEFIYKNIIDFLNNE; from the coding sequence TTGAATTTAAGCGAAAAAGATAAAAAAAACATTTGGCATCCTTTTACTCATCAAAAGGATCGAGAAGATAATATTGTTATTATTAAGGGTGAAGGAGTTTATTTATATGATGAGCAAGATAAAAAGTATTTAGATGCAATCAGTTCATGGTGGGTAAATTTACATGGACATAATAATCCACATATCAATAAAAAAATTGTCGATCAGCTTTCTAAAATCGAGCATTTACTTTTTTCCGGTTTCACGCATGAACCTGCAATAATGTTAGCGGAAAAGCTATTGCAATTTCTTCCTGCTAATCAATCAAAAATATTTTATTCAGATAACGGATCTACTGCGGTGGAAGTGGCTATTAAAATGGTATTGCAGTATTGGAACAACAACAATAAAGCCAAAACAATTTTTTTGGCATTTGATGGCGCCTATCATGGTGATACTTTTGGTAGTATGAGTGTTGGTGCCCGAAATGTCTTTAATCAGGCATTTGATAAGTTACTTTTTGATGTAGTGCATTTGCCACTTCCTTCTCAAGCTAATATTGAAGAAATTAAAGCAAGTGTGAAACTTATTTCGAAATCAAATAAAGTAGCCGGATTTATTTTTGAACCTTTGGTGCAAGGCGCGGCAGGTATGAGAATGTATGAAGCTGAATATTTAGACCAAATCATATCCTTATGTAATGAAATGGATATTTTAACGATTGCAGATGAGGTGATGACCGGCTTTGGAAGAACAGGAAAGTTTTTAGCTAGCGATTATTTAGTGAACAAACCAGACATTCTTTGTTTGAGTAAAGGCTTAACCGCCGGATATATGCCTCTGGGAGTAACATCCTGCGCTGATAAAATTTTTCAGGCCTATGTTCAGGATGATAAAACTAAAACTTTTTTCCATGGACATAGTTATACGGCTAATCCATTAGCATGTGCGGCTGCTATTGCGGGAATGGAATTAATGGAAAATGAAGCAACGTGGGAAAAGATAAATTTAATCCACCGCATGCATACGGAATTTAAAAATCGAATTTCCCCACATAAAAAGCTTATAGATGTGCGAGTAATGGGTACTATTTTGGCATTAGAATTGAATACTCAGGAAAAATCTCACTATTTAAATGCAGCAGCTGATAAGATTAGCGATTATTTTATAGAAAGGGGTGTTATTTTACGACCACTTGGAAATGTTTTTTATGTTCTCCCTCCTTACGTCATAAACCGCGAAGAATTGGAATTTATTTATAAAAACATAATAGATTTTTTAAATAATGAATAA
- a CDS encoding phosphatase PAP2 family protein produces MRKGLILLLLLFTLIQQGQNYDLHWLKEMNNGNNTGLDQGMKGVSFSVYPVMPVTCISIWAHGHFSNNKELKSEAYKSALSIGLALGLTTGLKYAINRTRPYTEFPNEIIQREETGPYSFPSGHTTGAFSTATALSLTYKKWYVSVPAYLYAGMMGYSRMRLGVHYPSDVLGGAIIGIGSGILIWQIDKKIKKKKEKKISAAVE; encoded by the coding sequence ATGAGAAAAGGTTTAATTTTATTATTGTTACTATTTACATTGATTCAGCAGGGCCAAAACTACGATTTACATTGGCTGAAAGAAATGAACAATGGAAATAATACCGGATTAGATCAAGGCATGAAAGGAGTTTCATTTTCCGTCTATCCGGTTATGCCGGTAACCTGTATTAGCATTTGGGCGCACGGACATTTTTCAAATAATAAAGAATTAAAAAGTGAGGCTTACAAAAGCGCATTAAGCATAGGATTAGCATTGGGTTTAACTACAGGACTAAAATATGCAATAAACAGAACCAGACCATACACTGAATTTCCAAATGAAATCATACAGAGAGAGGAAACCGGTCCCTATTCTTTTCCAAGCGGACATACCACCGGAGCCTTTTCAACTGCAACGGCACTGAGTTTAACTTATAAAAAATGGTATGTAAGCGTACCTGCCTATTTATATGCCGGAATGATGGGTTATTCACGCATGCGCTTAGGTGTGCATTATCCAAGCGATGTTTTAGGTGGCGCGATTATCGGCATAGGATCGGGAATATTGATTTGGCAAATTGATAAAAAGATTAAAAAGAAAAAAGAAAAGAAAATTTCTGCAGCCGTTGAATAA
- the trxB gene encoding thioredoxin-disulfide reductase: MANAEHVTCLIIGSGPAGYTAAIYAARADLKPVMYTGLTPGGQLTETTEVDNFPGYPKGVTGPVLMEDLKSQAERFGTQVRFGMVTKVDLKSNPKRAWVDDTIEITADAVIISTGASAKWLGLDSEYRLRTNAGGVSACAVCDGFFFKGQDVAIVGGGDTAAEEATYLAKLCKKVYMIVRRDEMKASKAMQHRVKNTSNIEILWNSETKEILGQELVEGAIVTNKKTGEDRKLDVKGFFVAIGHKPNTEVFKGQLNLDEMGYIQVKPGTTKTNIEGVFAVGDCADKVYRQAVTAAGTGCMGALDAERYLAMAEVH, translated from the coding sequence ATGGCGAACGCAGAACATGTAACTTGTTTAATTATCGGATCAGGGCCTGCCGGTTATACGGCCGCAATTTATGCTGCTCGTGCAGATTTAAAACCGGTTATGTATACCGGCTTAACTCCGGGTGGTCAATTAACGGAAACTACAGAAGTAGATAATTTCCCGGGATATCCTAAAGGTGTTACGGGTCCGGTTTTAATGGAAGATTTAAAATCACAAGCCGAACGTTTTGGTACGCAGGTTCGTTTTGGTATGGTTACAAAAGTGGATTTAAAATCGAATCCTAAACGTGCATGGGTAGATGATACTATTGAGATCACAGCCGATGCTGTTATTATTTCTACAGGCGCAAGTGCAAAGTGGTTAGGTCTTGATTCTGAATACAGATTGCGCACCAATGCAGGTGGAGTAAGTGCATGTGCAGTTTGCGACGGTTTCTTTTTTAAAGGGCAAGATGTGGCTATAGTAGGAGGCGGTGATACTGCTGCTGAAGAAGCAACTTACTTGGCTAAACTTTGCAAAAAAGTGTATATGATTGTTAGACGGGATGAAATGAAGGCAAGTAAAGCAATGCAACATCGAGTGAAAAATACATCCAATATCGAAATTTTATGGAACTCGGAAACAAAAGAAATTTTGGGACAAGAATTAGTTGAAGGAGCTATTGTTACTAATAAAAAGACAGGTGAAGACCGAAAGTTAGATGTTAAGGGCTTTTTTGTGGCTATTGGACATAAACCAAATACTGAAGTATTTAAAGGCCAATTAAACCTTGACGAGATGGGATATATTCAAGTAAAGCCGGGAACAACTAAAACCAATATAGAAGGAGTTTTTGCAGTGGGCGACTGTGCTGATAAAGTTTATCGCCAGGCTGTAACTGCTGCCGGTACAGGTTGCATGGGTGCTTTGGATGCTGAAAGATATTTAGCCATGGCTGAAGTACATTAA